Proteins found in one Methylobacterium sp. CB376 genomic segment:
- a CDS encoding excisionase family DNA-binding protein: MTLHLTEHDRLGLLSGVDQIADFLNCSRQRVERMIETGQLAPVFFLGRTPCVRRETLRAWLREPEELARSAGSRRS; encoded by the coding sequence GTGACGCTTCACCTCACCGAGCATGACCGGCTCGGCCTGTTGTCCGGCGTCGACCAGATCGCCGACTTCCTGAACTGCTCGCGCCAGCGCGTCGAGCGCATGATTGAGACCGGCCAGCTAGCGCCGGTCTTTTTTCTTGGTCGCACGCCGTGCGTGCGCCGCGAAACGCTCCGGGCTTGGCTTCGCGAGCCCGAAGAACTCGCCAGATCGGCTGGAAGCCGCAGATCGTGA
- a CDS encoding helix-turn-helix domain-containing protein, with translation MSATSAHARASAAGDLLYGVRAIAEHLGVNRRQAQYLAEAGKLPVFKVGNGATIFARRSRLDAWLREVETEGAARK, from the coding sequence ATGTCTGCCACATCTGCTCACGCCCGGGCCTCGGCTGCGGGCGATCTTCTCTATGGGGTCCGCGCCATCGCCGAACATCTCGGCGTGAACCGCCGACAAGCTCAGTACCTCGCCGAGGCCGGCAAGCTTCCGGTCTTCAAGGTGGGTAACGGCGCCACGATCTTCGCCCGCCGCTCCCGCCTCGACGCGTGGCTGCGCGAAGTCGAGACCGAAGGCGCAGCCCGCAAGTAG
- a CDS encoding phage/plasmid primase, P4 family — protein MSGSESRIISLAEKQAKLREAATSSDEDLITEDGVALEFAKQFEGFLRYNVDSKTWLHWTGTIWETDKVKRAFQYARELARRVAQEAPGHLRVTHSKVAFAANVETFAKTDPRLVTVYEDWDLDPYLLGTPGGTIDLRTGELRPALQSDMITRTTAVAPADTAECPQFLQFLDETFGGDTETVRFLQQWCGYCLTGDTTEQRFVFGEGKGGNGKGVLIGTALGILKDYATVVAMEALTAAKHDRHPTEIAALRGKRLVTASETEGGREWAEARIKALTGGDRIKARFMRQDEFEFLPQFKLFVMGNNRPSLRNVDQAMRRRLIVVPFNNDVPKEKRDPDLPKKLEAEWPGILRWMIDGCLDWQANRLISPKAVEDNTEEYFSGQDLLGQFLAEKCDLDPGNDRLTVGSTELYNAWKSYALVNGEEAEAQKVFSPKIAGRGFPQIRGATGRGFSGIRLKPCPDFPLNA, from the coding sequence ATGTCGGGCTCTGAGAGCAGGATTATTAGCCTTGCCGAGAAGCAGGCCAAACTTCGCGAGGCTGCAACTTCATCCGACGAGGATCTGATCACCGAAGACGGCGTCGCTCTTGAGTTCGCAAAACAGTTCGAGGGGTTTCTTCGGTACAACGTCGACAGCAAGACCTGGCTTCACTGGACCGGGACGATCTGGGAGACCGATAAGGTCAAGCGCGCGTTCCAGTACGCACGCGAGCTGGCCCGCCGGGTGGCACAGGAGGCCCCGGGGCACTTGCGAGTGACGCACTCGAAGGTCGCCTTCGCCGCGAACGTCGAGACCTTCGCGAAGACCGACCCACGCCTCGTGACCGTCTACGAGGATTGGGACCTCGACCCGTACCTGCTCGGCACGCCGGGCGGGACCATCGACCTCAGGACGGGCGAGCTGCGGCCCGCGCTCCAGTCCGACATGATCACCCGGACCACCGCCGTGGCGCCGGCCGACACCGCGGAGTGCCCCCAGTTCCTGCAGTTCCTCGACGAGACCTTCGGGGGCGACACCGAGACGGTTCGGTTCCTGCAGCAGTGGTGCGGCTACTGCCTGACCGGCGACACGACGGAACAGCGGTTCGTCTTCGGTGAGGGCAAGGGCGGCAACGGCAAGGGGGTCCTGATCGGCACCGCCCTCGGCATCCTGAAGGACTATGCGACCGTGGTCGCTATGGAGGCCCTGACCGCGGCCAAGCACGACCGGCATCCGACCGAGATCGCGGCCCTGCGCGGCAAGCGCCTGGTGACGGCGAGCGAGACCGAGGGCGGCCGGGAGTGGGCGGAGGCGCGGATCAAGGCCCTGACCGGCGGGGACCGGATCAAGGCGCGGTTCATGCGCCAGGATGAGTTCGAGTTCCTGCCGCAGTTCAAGCTCTTCGTGATGGGCAATAACCGGCCGAGCCTGCGCAACGTCGATCAGGCGATGCGGCGTCGCTTGATCGTCGTGCCGTTCAACAACGACGTGCCGAAGGAGAAGCGCGATCCTGACCTTCCGAAGAAGCTGGAAGCGGAGTGGCCGGGCATCCTGCGCTGGATGATCGATGGCTGCCTTGACTGGCAGGCGAACCGCTTGATCAGCCCCAAGGCCGTTGAGGACAATACCGAAGAGTACTTCTCGGGGCAGGACCTCCTCGGACAGTTCCTGGCAGAAAAGTGTGACCTGGACCCCGGTAACGATCGTCTGACCGTAGGCTCTACCGAGCTGTACAACGCTTGGAAGAGCTACGCGCTTGTGAACGGCGAAGAGGCCGAAGCGCAGAAGGTGTTCAGCCCGAAGATCGCGGGCCGTGGCTTCCCGCAGATCCGCGGCGCGACGGGACGGGGGTTCTCTGGCATCCGGCTCAAGCCGTGCCCCGACTTCCCGCTAAACGCTTGA
- a CDS encoding bifunctional DNA primase/polymerase encodes MNAGRTSIASWLAENGAPVFPLHGILRADDGSLACTCGNPNCRHPGKHPMARFAPSGFKDATTDTRAVRQWFEAVPGANIGMATGKVTIIDVDPRHGGDATLAALEAEHGPLPHTVRARTGGGGQHIFFRPPAGVTVGCYGDPNSPLGHGLDVRGAGGYIVAVGSDHISGGRYEWSAEHHPLRGAPVAPLPEWMAARLAKPERKAARPVSEWRELVTEGVTEGGRNTAVAKLAGYLICRHVDFEVVHQLLQCWNEMRFSPPLEEDEVTSVVEKIARAQIRKMEARYVGL; translated from the coding sequence GTGAACGCGGGGCGGACTAGCATCGCGTCGTGGCTCGCCGAGAATGGTGCCCCGGTGTTTCCGTTACACGGCATCCTGAGGGCAGACGACGGATCGCTCGCGTGCACGTGCGGGAACCCCAACTGCCGGCACCCGGGCAAGCACCCGATGGCCCGCTTCGCGCCGAGCGGCTTCAAGGACGCCACGACCGATACGCGAGCCGTGCGCCAGTGGTTCGAGGCCGTGCCGGGCGCCAACATCGGCATGGCCACGGGCAAGGTCACGATCATCGACGTCGACCCCCGGCACGGCGGTGACGCGACCCTGGCGGCCCTGGAGGCCGAGCACGGGCCTCTGCCCCACACGGTGCGGGCCAGGACCGGCGGCGGTGGGCAGCACATCTTCTTCCGACCGCCGGCCGGCGTCACGGTGGGGTGCTACGGCGACCCGAACAGCCCCTTGGGGCACGGCCTCGATGTGCGCGGCGCGGGCGGCTACATCGTCGCCGTGGGCAGCGACCACATCTCCGGCGGTCGCTACGAGTGGTCGGCCGAGCACCACCCGCTCCGGGGGGCACCCGTCGCCCCACTGCCCGAGTGGATGGCGGCACGCCTCGCCAAGCCCGAGCGCAAGGCGGCGCGACCCGTGTCGGAGTGGCGCGAGCTGGTGACCGAAGGCGTCACCGAAGGCGGACGCAACACCGCCGTCGCCAAGCTCGCCGGCTATCTCATCTGCCGACACGTCGACTTCGAAGTGGTGCATCAGCTCCTGCAGTGCTGGAACGAGATGCGGTTCAGCCCACCCCTTGAAGAGGACGAGGTCACCAGCGTCGTCGAGAAGATCGCCCGAGCGCAGATCCGCAAGATGGAGGCGCGCTATGTCGGGCTCTGA